The following proteins come from a genomic window of Bactrocera tryoni isolate S06 chromosome 1, CSIRO_BtryS06_freeze2, whole genome shotgun sequence:
- the LOC120775392 gene encoding uncharacterized protein LOC120775392, protein MFRKVLFATPATAVLLAAVPVKQSEVKAAENVEVNTNFTCKPSDLPLYQSLHELHSTKKETHPPKDSPTRQTIESGIRVVRTEIQSGLNVLAEQKAHFDHYYETGKAHTQSTIDYLNEPQNILPRSGAIAVGGLSGFIFAARGGFIKKVLYTTIGAGTVASLCYPKQAEVFARDALVQARKGYAIAYNFIKGVKPGDEVTPEPVSKFPTSMEDLKYLALDLYDEAKEAIFGKKQ, encoded by the exons ATGTTCCGAAAAGTTTTATTTGCTACACCAGCTACAGCTGTGCTTTTGGCTGCTGTGCCTGTCAAGCAGTCGGAAGTGAAAGCAGCTGAAAATGTGGAGGTAAATACCAATTTCACGTGCAAGCCAAGTGATCTGCCACTTTATCAATCCTTGCATGAACTACACag TACTAAGAAGGAAACGCATCCACCAAAAGACTCGCCAACACGCCAAACTATTGAAAGTGGAATTCGCGTTGTACGCACGGAAATTCAGTCTGGTCTCAATGTGCTTGCTGAGCAGAAGGCACATTTCGACCACTACTATGAAACGGGCAAAGCGCATACCCAATCCACTATCGATTATTTGAATGAGCCGCAGAATATATTACCACGCAGTGGTGCTATCGCAGTCGGTGGTTTGTCGGGCTTTATTTTTGCTGCGCGTGGTGGTTTCATTAAGAAAGTGTTGTACACAACCATAGGAGCTGGCACAGTGGCTTCACTTTGCTACCCTAAACAGGCGGAAGTATTTGCACGAGATGCCCTGGTACAAGCGCGCAAAGGTTATGCCATTGCTTACAATTTTATAAAGGGTGTGAAACCAGGCGATGAAGTAACGCCCGAACCAGTCAGTAAATTCCCCACAAGCATGGAAGACTTGAAATATTTAGCCTTAGATCTGTACGACGAAGCGAAAGAGGCGATATTTGGCAAGaagcaataa
- the LOC120778848 gene encoding serine proteinase stubble codes for MWNSNNCYSRRWLVTDTRQVGIESRRDRYQLSNRTQKSTQSLEIAATSTLQQPRHTKRKCRRLCDARAEHTEQSEVWLPQMSTTAYAADGKGLLCRQPPRLPRTASYTTASLWSDLKSSIAPAQRTRVNACLNQIIEVLLALLLANCLMQLCGQLPTATAAFDAPTASDTLAEAYNFYTSSRLSQRGDDDDDDDDEYADAYSNNYRQPHSIGGNAAFAFNALQLPSAATLAAAGAYNVPDGDAALSVNQLQRSQNFKISQKPCSIGRIEGTCMFVWECIKSEGRHVGMCVDSFMFGSCCAHNYTENIVMPQTFSYTRPTKPLGIGGVNHRPRPPHQPHKPSISGMTTIERPHGAGTLVIRPSGPHHQGALYKPQYMKPSTVGTTTSFSASHSAATTTTTTTSTEDSNALWTSNAVLQDLQPAAATASNQWNTSPQLTAVTQHHWHMTTEPNFITKPRPPSWEKPTGMRPSKPAKPTKKPILPQPQLPSYQVTQQQQHTTAGIVYTTRKPVPSTSTQSATVKPSASPSSAAASAPTTPISALSLTRPQPPYTASSASFATSATSSSSGTNLWQQQQQQQQHQYQHHQQQYRPPPVYAKPPTKVPATSLATTSGTASATTTTTGTTTTTSTRLPTSSTTVKTTTRPYTRPTTPNWVISESGVPSGVGDGTIYPLHSSSTGKPTTAITTTTTTTQKYRPTSSSSTSSTSSSSSSSAHTTGSMSPIRPTQRPTWSQTTPTRQPPASKPPASTTSSSSSTTSASSLSSSTSSHSASSSSSLSPPASPSTAVTATHNVPTYGHYPHPRPPSQQQTLSHHNLTTIESNEISDSLTNNSTAIKIITAARSECGIPVLARPETRIVGGKSAAFGRWPWQVSVRRTTFFGFSSTHRCGGALINENWIATAGHCVDDLLISQMRIRVGEYDFSHVQEQLPYIERGVAKKVVHPKYNFFTYEYDLALVKLEQPVEFAPHVSPICLPQTDSLLIGMNATVTGWGRLSEGGTLASVLQEVSVPIVSNGICESMFARAGRQESIPDIFVCAGYENGGHDSCQGDSGGPLQVKSADGRFFLAGIISWGIGCAEANLPGVCTRISRFVPWIMENVS; via the exons ATGTGGAATAGTAATAATTGTTATAGTCGAAGATGGCTAGTCACGGACACGAGACAAGTGGGCATAGAAAGCAGAAGAGATCGGTATCAACTGTCCAACAGAACACAGAAATCTACACAATCGCTAGAAATAGCAGCGACGTCAACTTTGCAACAACCGCGACATACTAAACGCAAATGCCGACGATTATGCGACGCACGCGCGGAACATACCGAGCAGTCCGAGGTATGGCTACCGCAAATGTCAACCACGGCGTATGCGGCAGATGGAAAAGGGCTGCTGTGCAGACAGCCTCCGCGATTGCCACGAACGGCGTCATATACAACCGCATCGTTATGGTCGGACCTAAAGTCCTCAATAGCGCCTGCCCAGCGCACACGAGTCAACGCTTGCCTAAACCAAATAATAGAAGTATTACTAGCCTTACTATTAGCCAATTGTCTGATGCAGCTATGCGGACAACTGCCCACAGCGACAGCCGCATTCGACGCGCCAACGGCGAGCGATACACTTGCCGAAGCATACAACTTCTACACGAGTAGCAGGCTGAGCCAACGcggcgacgacgacgacgacgacgatgatGAGTACGCGGACGCTTATAGCAACAACTATCGCCAACCGCACAGCATCGGCGGCAATGCGGCGTTTGCATTCAACGCGTTGCAATTGCCATCGGCTGCCACGCTGGCTGCAGCTGGCGCTTACAACGTACCAGATGGTGATGCCGCGTTGTCGGTGAATCAGCTGCAACGcagtcaaaatttcaaaattagtcAGAAGCCCTGCTCGATTGGACGCATCGAGGGCACTTGCATGTTCGTGTGGGAGTGCATCAAGTCGGAGGGTCGGCATGTCGGCATGTGTGTGGACTCGTTCATGTTCGGTTCGTGTTGTGCGCACAATTATACGGAGAATATTGTAATGCCGCAGACGTTCTCCTACACACGTCCCACCAAACCTCTGGGCATTGGCGGTGTGAATCATCGACCTCGACCGCCGCATCAGCCACACAAGCCTAGTATAAG TGGTATGACTACTATTGAGCGGCCGCATGGCGCTGGAACGCTGGTCATACGTCCATCTGGGCCGCATCATCAAGGCGCTTTGTATAAGCCTCAGTACATGAAACCCTCAACTGTGGGCACAACCACATCTTTCTCCGCCTCTCACTCAGCAGCGACGACAACGACGACAACCACTTCAACTGAGGACTCCAATGCGTTGTGGACCTCGAATGCAGTATTGCAAGATTTGCAGCCGGCAGCGGCCACGGCGTCAA ATCAATGGAATACATCACCACAGCTGACAGCCGTAACGCAACACCACTGGCACATGACGACTGAGccaaattttattaccaaaccGCGGCCGCCCAGCTGGGAGAAACCGACCGGTATGCGTCCCTCGAAGCCAGCAAAGCCAACAAAGAAACCCATCTTGCCACAGCCGCAATTGCCTAGCTACCAAGTgacgcaacaacagcaacacaccACAGCGGGTATTGTGTACACGACGCGAAAGCCAGTGCCGTCGACATCTACGCAGTCAGCGACAGTCAAACCGTCCGCATCGCCCTCATCAGCGGCGGCCAGTGCACCAACAACGCCAATATCGGCGCTGTCGTTGACGCGTCCACAACCACCATACACCGCCTCCTCTGCGTCTTTCGCCACTTCTGCGACTTCGTCATCGTCCGGCACTAActtgtggcaacaacaacagcaacag cagCAACACCAATACCAACACCATCAGCAACAATATCGACCGCCGCCTGTTTATGCGAAGCCACCAACGAAAGTGCCAGCCACATCACTGGCGACCACCAGCGGCACTGCGAGCGCGACAACAACTACAACgggtacaacaacaacgacaagcaCGCGATTACCAACAAGCAGTACTACGGTAAAAACGACAACGCGTCCTTACACGCGCCCAACCACGCCCAATTGGGTCATTAGCGAAAGTGGTGTGCCCAGCGGCGTCGGCGACGGCACAATTTATCCACTGCACTCGTCGTCTACAGGcaaaccaacaacagcaataacgaccacaacaacaacaacgcaaaaaTATAGACCCACTTCGTCATCATCCACTTCGTCAAcgtcgtcatcatcatcatcatcggcGCATACAACCGGCTCAATGTCGCCCATTAGACCCACTCAACGGCCCACTTGGTCGCAAACGACACCGACACGGCAACCACCAGCATCGAAGCCGCCAGCATCAACCacctcatcatcatcatcaacaacTTCAGCATCATCATTATCATCTTCCACATCATCACATTCCGCTTCCTCATCATCATCGCTCTCACCACCCGCTTCACCATCTACAGCTGTCACTGCAACGCATAATGTGCCCACTTATGGACATTATCCGCATCCGAGGCCGCCGTCGCAGCAGCAGACATTGTCGCACCACAATCTGACGACGATCGAATCGAATGAGATCTCCGATAGTTTGACCAATAATAGCACCGCTATTAAAATCATCACGGCCGCACGTAGCG AATGTGGTATTCCGGTTTTGGCGCGTCCAGAGACACGCATTGTGGGCGGCAAGAGTGCGGCGTTCGGTCGTTGGCCTTGGCAAGTGTCGGTGCGTCGTACAACGTTTTTCGGCTTCTCGAGTACGCATCGCTGTGGTGGCGCGTTGATCAATGAGAATTGGATCGCAACTGCGGGACATTGCGTCGATGA TCTACTCATCTCTCAGATGCGCATACGCGTCGGCGAATACGACTTCTCACACGTGCAAGAGCAACTACCGTACATCGAACGTGGTGTGGCCAAAAAAGTCGTACATCCCAAATATAATTTCTTCACCTACGAATATGACTTGGCCTTGGTGAAACTGGAGCAACCGGTGGAATTTGCACCGCACGTCAGTCCCATCTGCTTACCACAAACGGATAGTCTATTGATTGGCATGAATGCCACAGTGACCGGTTGGGGGCGTCTCAGTGAGGGCGGCACACTGGCGTCCGTATTACAAGAG GTATCGGTGCCGATTGTGAGTAACGGCATTTGCGAATCGATGTTTGCGCGCGCCGGACGCCAGGAGTCGATACCGGATATATTCGTGTGTGCGGGCTATGAGAATGGCGGACATGACTCGTGTCAGGGTGACTCTGGCGGACCGTTGCAG gttaAATCCGCTGACGGCCGTTTCTTCTTGGCCGGCATTATCTCGTGGGGCATTGGCTGTGCGGAGGCAAATTTGCCCGGCGTTTGCACACGCATCTCGCGTTTCGTGCCTTGGATCATGGAAAATGTATCGTGA